The Thermodesulfovibrionales bacterium genomic interval TTAAATTCAGCACCCGAGCCACCATCCCAGTATAGGAGCCTTCCTTTAAGATTTTTTCCAATATTAACAAGATATTTTATGGCCTCAAAGGCCTGCAATGCCCCTATCACGCCAGGAGTGGTGCCTACAACAGGAAAGGTCTCCTTCGGAGGGGCCTCAGGATAGATACACTGCAGGCAGGGAGTCTCGGGATAATGAAGGAATGTTAGCATGCCCTGCATAGCATAAATACTTCCAAAAACCATGGGAATCTTTTTACTTATTGCCACTCTATTAAGAACATACCTTGTTTCAAAATTATCCATGCAATCAATAATTATATCTGCATCACCAACAAGCTGAGAGGCATTGGTATCAGTAATTTTTTCCTCAATTGCTACAATCTCTATATCAGGATTTATTTCTAAAAGACTCTCTTTTGCTGACTGAACCTTGCTCATACCCAGTCTTGAAGGTCTGTGTAGTATCTGTCTGTTCAGGTTTGTCTCTTCAATCCTGTCGAAATCACAGATGATTATCTTTCCAATACCTGCAGCGGCAAGGTATAATGACACAGGACTACCAAGGCCTCCTGCACCAGCAATAAAAACAGAGGAATTTTTTAGCCTGAGCTGACCCTCCTCGCCCCAGCCATCTATAAGCATCTGTCTGTGATATTTTTTAAAATCCACTGCTCATCCTTATTTTATAGGGCTAATCTCTGCCACCTCTAAAGGTATCTCTCCATTTGAAGGAAGGGAGATTATTGTGTTAAGTTTAGCGTGCGGGAAATGTACAGGCGCAAAGACCATTCCTTCAGGGACTTCATCGGTTATCCTTGTTTTTAAGAATATGGAGCCCTTCTTTGTGCTGACCTTTACAAAGGCATCATCTTTTATATGAAGTCTTTTTGCATCATTCTCATTAATAGCAAG includes:
- a CDS encoding HesA/MoeB/ThiF family protein, which produces MDFKKYHRQMLIDGWGEEGQLRLKNSSVFIAGAGGLGSPVSLYLAAAGIGKIIICDFDRIEETNLNRQILHRPSRLGMSKVQSAKESLLEINPDIEIVAIEEKITDTNASQLVGDADIIIDCMDNFETRYVLNRVAISKKIPMVFGSIYAMQGMLTFLHYPETPCLQCIYPEAPPKETFPVVGTTPGVIGALQAFEAIKYLVNIGKNLKGRLLYWDGGSGAEFKLFKIRKDPSCPACGRD